A genomic region of Eucalyptus grandis isolate ANBG69807.140 chromosome 5, ASM1654582v1, whole genome shotgun sequence contains the following coding sequences:
- the LOC108956582 gene encoding disease resistance protein RUN1-like encodes MRANPQAKMLVRMDKGKSSEAGTSRSELSTIDYEVFLSFRGPDTRQGFTDCLYHEMQEANIRVFFDEEELHVGKEIADELPMAIKKSKIYVPIFSKGYVSSPWCLRELEHMVECTNTKPSEKEIMPIFYNVKPCDVKLMSQLYVRDLKKHEKKFGRQTRQKWEDALKSVAKIKGWELKSQGHWKFIKSVIREIVMKLKTKDKYVTEHMVGMDDQVEAVLKLLDVHSKDMHVVLIHGMGGIGKTTLAKVMFNKLNPLFSHCCFLGNIRESSSLSFGLITLQKQLLSDMFGSGFPNIINDVDDGIKVIAQRLSNKKVFIVLDDVDDEEQLKKLAIKHVSLNSGSKIIITTRKRSVLKANQTFEYEVKSLDSGESLELFSRHAFGRNFPSNDYVNLSRQVVSTTGGLPLALEVVGSLLHCQNKASWIDVLDNLRKIPHEKVLDRLKISYDARVMSKNRSSSTSHVSLWTKTKRMHSTCGKIVGFFQIIQFKSLFACP; translated from the exons ATGAGAGCAAACCCTCAGGCGAAAATGCTTGTGAGAATGGATAAGGGAAAGAGCTCGGAGGCCGGAACGAGCAGAAGTGAGTTATCAACGATTGACTATGAGgtcttcttgagtttcagagggcCGGATACTCGCCAAGGATTCACGGATTGCCTTTACCACGAAATGCAAGAAGCTAACATCCGTGTTTTCTTCGATGAGGAAGAGCTCCACGTCGGTAAAGAAATAGCTGATGAACTACCGATGGCTATCAAAAAGTCGAAGATCTATGTACCAATCTTCTCCAAAGGTTATGTTTCGAGTCCCTGGTGCCTTCGCGAGCTTGAACACATGGTGGAGTGCACGAATACCAAACCGTCTGAGAAGGAAATCATGCCGATTTTCTACAACGTGAAACCTTGCGATGTTAAGCTTATGTCTCAACTGTACGTCCGCGATTTGAAGAAGCATGAAAAGAAGTTTGGTCGCCAGACGAGGCAAAAGTGGGAGGATGCCCTCAAAAGTGTAGCTAAAATCAAAGGATGGGAATTGAAAAGCCAAGG GCACTGGAAATTCATTAAATCAGTGATACGAGAGATTGTGAtgaaattgaagacaaaagaCAAATATGTCACGGAGCATATGGTCGGAATGGATGATCAAGTGGAAGCTGTTCTGAAGTTATTAGACGTGCACTCCAAGGACATGCACGTTGTTCTAATTCATGGAATGGGAGGAATCGGTAAAACAACTCTCGCTAAGGTTATGTTCAACAAACTAAATCCCCTCTTCAGTCATTGTTGTTTTTTGGGAAATATCCGGGAATCATCATCGCTCAGCTTTGGCCTCATAACTTTACAAAAACAATTATTATCTGACATGTTTGGTTCGGGCTTTCCCAACATAATCAACGATGTTGATGATGGGATCAAGGTGATTGCGCAGCGACTTTCTAACAAGAAAGTTTTCATCGTTCTAGATGACGTGGATGATGaggaacaactcaagaaacTAGCCATCAAGCATGTTTCACTCAACTCAGGGAGTAAAATTATTATTACAACAAGGAAAAGAAGCGTCTTAAAAGCCAACCAAACATTCGAGTACGAAGTGAAGTCGTTAGATTCTGGTGAGTCGCTTGAGCTTTTCAGTAGACATGCTTTCGGAAGAAATTTTCCTTCGAATGATTATGTCAATCTTTCGAGACAAGTAGTTTCTACAACCGGAGGACTTCCACTGGCTCTTGAAGTCGTTGGCTCATTACTTCATTGCCAAAACAAAGCCTCATGGATAGATGTGTTGGACAATCTAAGGAAAATACCTCATGAGAAGGTCTTGGACAGGCTGAAGATCAGCTATGATGCCCGAGTCATGAGCAAAAACAGATCTTCCTCGACATCGCATGTCTCTTTGTGGACAAAGACCAAACGAATGCATTCTACATGTGGAAAGATTGTAGGTTTTTTCCAGATTATTCAATTCAAGTCCTTGTTCGCATGTCCTTGA